The nucleotide sequence AATGTAACAGAGATTAGACCAGTTGATGCAGTTGCTGCAGTTCCATATGCTGCTTTGCTTGCGTTTTCAACAGTGAATTGAGCAGCTTGTTTATCTGTATCAGTACCTTTGAAGTCCACCGCTTCACTATAAGTAATATCTAGTGCGTTAGCTGATTTTTTCGTTGCACCGATCATGATAGGATTTGCACGATCAATAATGTTTGCTGGCTTGACATCTGCAGATGAAAGCTCTAATGCATTAGCTACACCACTTGATTTGCCTTTAATAGTTTCTGCAGCAACTGTCACTAAATCAGTTACATCACCAGTTACAAATTTTACTTTTGAATTAGCTGGTTGAATTTTCAACTGATTTCCGCTTACGCTAAACTTAATTTGTGAATCGCCTTGTAATGTTGCATCGGCAGCAAATTTACCATTATCATACAACTCAAAACCTTTGACTTTAATGTCAGAAGCTCTTAAGTTTTTCGCATCGATATCTTCTGCAAACTCGACAACAATCTCTTCGGCAGAGTTCATACGGATTTTATCAAATTCTGGTGCAGAAATGCTTACACCACCAACAGTTGCTTTAAGTTTCTCTTGGTTTGTTTTGGCATCTGTACCAGCATCAGTTTTAACAACACCAGCTTTAAATTCAATCGTGTATGATGCACCATCTTCAGGAATGAATGTATCAGTGCCACCAGCTAATGTAAATTTAGATGTTACATCTTTAATCACCACTGTTTTACCAGTCGTATCACCAGGGTAAACTGCAGCTTCTGGACTAGCATTAAGTTCATAGGTATCGGCACCATCTTTAATAACGATAGCATCGGTTGTAGCCGTGTTTAACGCAGCAACATCCACACGTTGGTTGAATGTCAGAAGAAGATCTGCTTTGTCTTTATTGTCAACTTGTTGTTGTAACTTAGCTGTCACAGACGTTACTTCAATATCTTTCTGAGCTTCTGCTTTCAAACCTTTTACTTCTTTATTGGAGGCATTAGCAAAGTATGCATTCTCTACTCCATTTGATGGTAAATCAATTGTATAAGTTAAGTCAGCATCTAGTGCGCCAGCATCAAATCCCAAAACAAGTTCTTTAGGACTAGCGTTTTGAGCGATAGACGTAACATTTAGAGTTTGTCCACCTGGTTTTTTCACAGTAATTTGTTTTTCATTGAAATGTTCTGTTCCTAAATCTTTGTCAAAAGTAACAACAATTGTGTCGCCAACCACACGAGCTACTTTAGCTGTTGGTTGAGCTTCAGAAATTGCTGGTGTTTTCACGGTAATTGTACGTTGGCTATCAGATAATTGTTTGCCATCATCAGTTTTAACGGCGTCAGCTACTTTAATTTTATATGTTTTACCTGCTAAAAGACCTTTAGCGGCAGCTTTATCAAGTTTAAATTCAACGGACTTTTTATCTGTCGGATCAACCCATTCACCGTCACCAGTAACTACGTAATCAGATAGAACACCGAGTTTTGTATCGTTTTCGTAAACTTCGTAGTTTGCTACTGTTTTAGCTTCATCAGCCATTTTTGTTTTAAAGTCAAGAACAACTTTATCTTGATCACCATTTATTGTGAATTCTGGTGTGTCTGCACCTTTTTTAAGTACTTGTGGGCCGAATTTTTCAACAACAGACGAAACAGCATTGTTATCTCCATCCATTAAAGCCACTGTATAATTTACATCAGCTTCAAGGGCCGGGGTATCCGCTAAGATCACTTCAGCTTTTGTGCGCTCTGCATTAAAGCTGATTGTTTTAGATTGAATAATGTTATCGCTTTGAGCTGTTTGTCCGCCGTGGAATACAACAAAGCGCTTACCGCTCTTTTCGATTTCCATTGCAAGGTCTTCACTAATTGCTTTTGCAAATGATACTTCAAGTTTAGTATCATTGATTGCTTCAACTTTAGATACACCTGGTTGTGGTGTTTCATCCATTGTTTCTAATTTGTAAAGGAAGATTGCAAATTCACCGCGCTTGATCGGATCTTGCGTGCCGAATTTAGAATCTGTTTTACCAGAAGTGATTTTTTTATCTACAAGCGCTGCTACCGCATCTTTGTATCGGTCAGATACATCTGTGAAATTAACGTTCTTAGCATCGCCTTTAATTTTGTAAGCATTCGCAAACATTAACGCTGCTTCACCACGAGTGATTTCGTCGTTTGCTCCAAAGCGAGTGTCAGTTTTACCATTAACAATACCAGCTTCTTTAAGAGCATTTACTTCTTTCACACCACGACTTGGCACGTCTGTGAAGTTAGAAGCTTTTGCATTATCAATTTGTTGTTGTGTAAGAACTGCTTTCGCTAAAATGATTGCGAAGTCAACACGCTTGATTTGTTGATCAACACCGAATTGTGTTTCGTTAATACCTTTTGTAAGGTTATTTTTCACTAAGTAGTCAACTGCTTCTTTGTAACGTGAACCTACATCAGTGAAATCTTGTGCTGCAAATGCTGGTGTTACTGCAGATGCTACTAGAGTAGCTGTTGCCGCAGTAGCAACAAATTTACGATAAGACTTTGGTTGGTAAGCCATGTAATAGTTCCTCCTGTTTTGTAAAATATTCTTTAAATTTATGAAACCAACTAGCCATAAAACCAGTTGTTCATTACATCGGTTGATGTCGAGAAATCTTTAGTCCCAACTTAACAATATTACGTAATTTACGTAATGTTTGTATTGGTTGGAAGATTTAAACTCAAAATCTATTCTACCAAAGTGCTGTTGTTTTTCAACCGTTTTTTTGCTATTTCCATATTTTAATAAAATTGTTACATTTGATATAAATATGAAAATAACTCGCCTGTTTTTGGCGATTCTTGTAGATAAAATTATAATTTGTGGTATGAAAAACCATAGCTTTCTCATTATATACCAATTAAGCAGGAAATTGAAAGGATTTTTACCAATAATTTTGTCTCTTTTCTGTTACAGTTGTAGAAAACTTGGAAAGAAAAGCGTTTTTTTGGCGCTATCTTTCTTAAAAAATCACAAAAAAAAACCTGAAAGGATGTCTTTCAGGTTACGTTTATTTCACTTTTGCCGGGCTGCTAGCTTTGTATACAACGCCCGGGTTTGCTGTTCGAGCTGCTCTAAGGAGTAATGGCTGGACGCATATTGATATAATATTTCACCCATTGCAACGAGCTGCCCTTCCGCTTGGCGATTCATTGCCTGGCGCAGGGCCTCGGCATAGGCCGATGGGTCCCCTACCGGCACGATCCAGCCTGTCTTCCCCTCCTCGACTAGTTCTTTCACCCCGCCGACATCCGTCGTCACGATCGGTACGTGCTGATTGGCTGCTTCCAGAAGAGCGAGCGGAAAGCTCTCGCTGTAGGAAGCGAGCAGCGCCAGATTGGAGGCGGCGTAGATTTGATCCACGTCGGAACGAAAGCCGAGAAAGTGAACATGGCTATTCAGCTGCCGCTTCTCCACTTCTTGTTCCAGTTCTTGTTTGATCGGCCCGTCCCCTACAAGCAGCAGGTGCGGACGCTTGGCTGCTTCCATTTTTTGCATTGCGTCAAAGACAACGGTGTGGCCCTTGATCGGGTGCAGGCGGGCAACCATTGTCATGACGAAGTCCTCATCGGTCAGCCCCCACTCTGTGCGTGGAATCGGCTGGGCCGTTTCTTTCGTAAAATGGATGCCGTTGTAAACAGTGTGGATTTTATGGCCCTCAATGCCAAGATTCATCAGGTTCTGCTTAAATCGCTCGGATACGGCAAAGTAGCTGTCCATTCTCTTGACCGCATACATGCTGAGCGCTGTAAAAACCTTCCCCTTTACTCCGGACTTCACAAAATCAAGGGACGGGTCGCTATGGACGGTCGTCACCCAGCGGATGCCGGTTTTCTTTTTTAAGTAAATGCCGAACAGGTTGGCGCGCGGGCCGTGTGTATGTAAAATTGTGAACTTCTCTGATTGAATGAATTGGACAAGCTTTTTCAAAATGGAGAGATCGTAACGAGAGCTCTGGGTAAACACTACCGTACGGATTCCCTTCGCTCTCGCTTCCTCCGCAAACGGACCCTCCTGCATGAGCGCCAGAACCGCTTCCTCTTGAGCGAATTGCTCCAGCAGCGTAATGACATGCTTGCGCGAGCCGCCTGTTTCGGCTCCTGTAATAAGATGGAGTACTTTCATGACATGCCTCCTTAAAAAAAGTGCCTGGCCTCTGGAGAGATGCCGGGCACTTTGTATTATTTTTGAAATAAAATTTTGAGCAAAAACTGCGGCAACGCCATTTGACGCTTGAGCCGCTTCGGCTCTTTCATGAGACGATACAGCCACTCCAGGCCGAATTTGCGGTAAAAAGCGGGTGCCCGCTTGACCCTGCCGGAATAGACATCGAAGCTGCCGCCGACGCCCTGGAAGACCTTCACGTTCGGCAGCTTCGGCATGTTCTCTTTAATCCATAGCTCCTGGCGCGGACTGCCGAGTGCAACAAATAACAGAGCTGCGCCGGATTCACGGATTTGCTTCACGAGGGCTTCCTGGTCCTGTACGTAGCCATTGGCATAGCCAGCTACACGCAAGGAAGGAATTTTCTCTTCCAGCTTTTCTTTCGCTGTCCGAACGACCTCTTCCTTTGCCCCGTAAAAAAGACACTATGCCCTTCATCGGCGGCAAATTGCAGAAGGCGCCCCATCATATCCACGCCAGTCACCCGCTCACGCAGCTGGCCCTTTTTCAGCTTGGAAGCGATGATCATGCCGATCCCGTCAGCAATCTGGTAGGTAGAATTGTTAATCAATTCTTTAACGAGCGGATCGCGGCCGGCGGTCATCACCTTTTCTGGATTCACCGCAATGACCGTAGACTGCTCCCCGTTTGCTATTCTCTTTTTCAAATCAGCGATAATCTGCTCATACGTGTAGGGCGAGACAGACACGCCTAAATATTGTTCTTTTTCCATTCCAGACATCCTCAGCTATTGATTGGCTTAACCGCAATGGCTTGCAGGCCAGTCACGTCACCGATGCGATAGACCGTAAGCCCTTCTTCCTGCTCCAGGTTCGTGCAGTTCTTCGTATCGAAGACAACCGCCGTCTCCATTTCGGACAGCAGGACATTTTTGTCCATCTGTTTGAATTCATTGTGATCCGTTAATACGACGAGCAGATTCGCCCCTTTCACCGCTTCTTCGAAGGAAACGAGCGGGAACGGCACTTGTTCTTCTCTGACGTGCGGATCATGAACGCGCACATCATAGCGCGGGTTGGCCAGCACTTTTTCCACGATTTCAATCGCCGGGCTTTCGCGCACATCATCAATATTGCCTTTGTACGTTAAGCCGAACAGCGCAATTTTTGGCTCCTTCAATTCAGACGTCAGCTTGATAATCTGCTCGATCACAAAGTCCGGCATCGAATTATTAATATCGCGGGAAAGCTGGATCATCAGCGCTTCTTCTGGTGCTTTTTCCACGATAAAATACGGGTCAACAGCAAGACAGTGGCCGCCGACGCCTGGTCCCGGCTGGTGAATATTCACGCGTGGATGCTTATTGGCAAGCTCAATGACTTTATGGGCATCGACACCAAGGCGGGCCGAAATCTTCGCCAATTCATTAGCAAGCGCAATGTTCACATCGCGGAACGTATTTTCCATCAGCTTTGACATTTCCGCTGTCACCGCTTCTGTTTCAATGACATCGCCTGTGACGATTTGACGGTACACATTCGCTGCCTTTGTTGCGGCTTCCGGTGTAAGGCCGCCGACGATGCGTGTATTTTCTACCAGCTCAATTAAAATCCGGCCCGGCAATACGCGTTCCGGACAGTGGGCAATCGCCACATCTTCTTTCGGATTAAAACCGGCCGCTTCGATGATCGGCGCTACTACATCATCCATGGTGCGCGGTGGAATCGTGGATTCGACGATAACGACGTTCCCT is from Bacillus sp. PK3_68 and encodes:
- a CDS encoding S-layer homology domain-containing protein, which translates into the protein MAYQPKSYRKFVATAATATLVASAVTPAFAAQDFTDVGSRYKEAVDYLVKNNLTKGINETQFGVDQQIKRVDFAIILAKAVLTQQQIDNAKASNFTDVPSRGVKEVNALKEAGIVNGKTDTRFGANDEITRGEAALMFANAYKIKGDAKNVNFTDVSDRYKDAVAALVDKKITSGKTDSKFGTQDPIKRGEFAIFLYKLETMDETPQPGVSKVEAINDTKLEVSFAKAISEDLAMEIEKSGKRFVVFHGGQTAQSDNIIQSKTISFNAERTKAEVILADTPALEADVNYTVALMDGDNNAVSSVVEKFGPQVLKKGADTPEFTINGDQDKVVLDFKTKMADEAKTVANYEVYENDTKLGVLSDYVVTGDGEWVDPTDKKSVEFKLDKAAAKGLLAGKTYKIKVADAVKTDDGKQLSDSQRTITVKTPAISEAQPTAKVARVVGDTIVVTFDKDLGTEHFNEKQITVKKPGGQTLNVTSIAQNASPKELVLGFDAGALDADLTYTIDLPSNGVENAYFANASNKEVKGLKAEAQKDIEVTSVTAKLQQQVDNKDKADLLLTFNQRVDVAALNTATTDAIVIKDGADTYELNASPEAAVYPGDTTGKTVVIKDVTSKFTLAGGTDTFIPEDGASYTIEFKAGVVKTDAGTDAKTNQEKLKATVGGVSISAPEFDKIRMNSAEEIVVEFAEDIDAKNLRASDIKVKGFELYDNGKFAADATLQGDSQIKFSVSGNQLKIQPANSKVKFVTGDVTDLVTVAAETIKGKSSGVANALELSSADVKPANIIDRANPIMIGATKKSANALDITYSEAVDFKGTDTDKQAAQFTVENASKAAYGTAATASTGLISVTFNETDTFKPDLDLAKVKVKYTKNLNVLVKDDKGNEALSQTITGVKPQ
- a CDS encoding glycosyltransferase; its protein translation is MKVLHLITGAETGGSRKHVITLLEQFAQEEAVLALMQEGPFAEEARAKGIRTVVFTQSSRYDLSILKKLVQFIQSEKFTILHTHGPRANLFGIYLKKKTGIRWVTTVHSDPSLDFVKSGVKGKVFTALSMYAVKRMDSYFAVSERFKQNLMNLGIEGHKIHTVYNGIHFTKETAQPIPRTEWGLTDEDFVMTMVARLHPIKGHTVVFDAMQKMEAAKRPHLLLVGDGPIKQELEQEVEKRQLNSHVHFLGFRSDVDQIYAASNLALLASYSESFPLALLEAANQHVPIVTTDVGGVKELVEEGKTGWIVPVGDPSAYAEALRQAMNRQAEGQLVAMGEILYQYASSHYSLEQLEQQTRALYTKLAARQK
- a CDS encoding nucleotide sugar dehydrogenase, which codes for MQKICVIGLGYIGLPTAAVFARAGFSVVGVDVNKQVVERLNKGEIIIEEVGLPEVVKEVVDSGKLRASLEPEEADAFIISVPTPIHEDCTANVDYVRSATEAVVPYLKKGNVVIVESTIPPRTMDDVVAPIIEAAGFNPKEDVAIAHCPERVLPGRILIELVENTRIVGGLTPEAATKAANVYRQIVTGDVIETEAVTAEMSKLMENTFRDVNIALANELAKISARLGVDAHKVIELANKHPRVNIHQPGPGVGGHCLAVDPYFIVEKAPEEALMIQLSRDINNSMPDFVIEQIIKLTSELKEPKIALFGLTYKGNIDDVRESPAIEIVEKVLANPRYDVRVHDPHVREEQVPFPLVSFEEAVKGANLLVVLTDHNEFKQMDKNVLLSEMETAVVFDTKNCTNLEQEEGLTVYRIGDVTGLQAIAVKPINS